GTAATAATTGctacatatatataatagaaaaagaggggaaaaaaaaaattaaaaccatgcCACGAATTACGAAGATGATGTAACACGTGAAAGACACGTGCGGACGgtgtattttataattttgctAGAGATTGATTGAGTGTCGGTAGTGGGTAGGGAGCAACTTTTGTCCCAGTGTGTTTGGGAGAGGCTCTCCGTATGATTTGGCCTCACATGCCCCTTTTCCTACGTCCCTTCTGCCCTCAAATTTTCTGCTTACATAATTCTACCCATGTCCCTTTTCTAACCTTCCATCAATCGGTCATCCCACCAAACCTTCTAATGCCTCTGCCATTGCCATTACCCCTAATATACAATTCAGCCTTATGggtttttcaataatcataaTCTAGACGTGGGGGCATACaaggaagaacaaaaaaaattatcttacttggcttttttttttttttttttttggtaaattggGTGGCCAAATGCCTTGTTAACAATTTGGATTGTTAAGAGATACTTTGCGTGAAGACACAAGTGGTATTCTAGCTAGGGCATGGTCAATTGTTAGGTGAAAAAGTGGACTGATAGGATAGTGCAATGTTTtgaatgtaaaagaaaaatataaatttttgtaaaaGTAATGATAATTGGGAGTTTCTTCTagaagatattttaaattttataatatttttaaaaagggaaaaaaaatggtctTATGCTGATAATTGATCCACGTTGTGGAGGTCCATAATGTCCTCCAAATCAGTGAATAGCAGGGTGGGTTGATTGATAATTGGAAAAGTGGGCATGGGGGGGTATGGCAATGGAAATATTGATAGCAATGGTTTCTGAaataatgaaatgcatgaagCCTTTTCAAGTATTTTCCAACTACTATGACGCTTGATAAAAAGTACATTAGGTAATgttaaaatacaataaaatgaACCTGGAATTTTCCACTTTAATGCCGTTGTCATGAACCTGAAGGAAAAATGTAAACATTTGGTACAAATTTATGGCAAGGTCCCAAGTATTCCTCTTCACTAAATCCTATTTTTACTTTTCCAATACTTGAAAAACTTTGACGGCCATAAAAAATGGATGTGGTGGAGGTGAGCCAGAATGAGGGGGGACCCTTGGGAGGACTTGGCAATAGCAGCTGGGTGTGACTTTTGCTTTGGTTCTCTCGGTAAATTATTGAGCTTCTTTCATGTTCGGTGCATCAGTGCATGTGCGACTTGTGTGACTTTTTGTGTGCTCTTGGAAACAGTACTCCCCAAGAGATCCTCTCCTACAGAAAAGTGAGGGAATAAATACCCTAAACccaaagagaaaaaggagaaagagcGATCCTTAAAACCcaaatcatcatcattatttcCATTGATCTGCCCCACCAAATTTATCTGcacttttcataaatttatatcCGGAATACCAAAAGAAAAGTTAGAGTTGCTTGCAACATAATCTCTTTTCTATTCtctatttctttctctctctctctctctctccctgtGTGAATTGCTTTGCAATGGAATCCCAATGTTTCATCCCACTCCCACTCCCACCAACCGCCATTTCTTGAGCTTTAAGCCTCTTATTATCCATTGACATCAGTGTCCCCAGTGTAGTACTCATTGCAGTTTGGAGAGATAAAAAGGGAGATGGATGTGGTTAAGAGAAGAGCTGGGACTGGTAGTGTGGTTGCTGGGTCTGTTTGGGAGAGTAGGATGAAGATTGATGAGGTGAAAGGTGGGATTAAGGTCTTCAATGGTGAAGAGAGCAATGAAGAGGGTGGTGGTGCTGGTGGGGTTCACGTGTACAGGAGGGTGAGGAGGACTGATGTTGGGAAGAGGAAGACTTGGAACTCTGAGAGCTTGGATAAGACCCCAATTCAGATTGCCAAGGAGAGATCCGATGAGCCGTGTAAGGAGCTCAGTGTGTCTCCTGATGGAATCAAGAAGAGCCCAATTCAGACGAGGAAGACGAGATCTGAGCTTACTAAGGAGCTGACAGTGTCCGTCGATGGACTTGAGAGAAGCCCAATTCCGATGAGGAAGGGAAGATCTGAACCACACAAGGGCTCTGCTGAATCTGGCAATGAAACTGAGAAGAGCCCCGCTCAATTGAGGAAGGTGAAATCTCTGGCTAATAAAGCTAACAATGAATCAGGAACTGAGAAAAGCCCAGGTCAATTGAGGAAGACGAAATCAGCATCCAATAAGGATGCTGACAAATCCAGTACAGGTTCTGATGGGAGCAGTAGTGGAACTGAGAAAAGCCCGGTTGAATTGGGTAAGGCGAAAATTGAATCCAATAAGGCTCCTGATGAGTCTAATGAGATTGTAGGTGGGGGCGTTGATACAATTGAGAAAGATTCTGAGGAGGTTGTTGATGAAATTGAGAAAGGTTCAGTAGAAATTGTGAACGCTGGATCTGATGAAACTTCCAAGGAGTTTGGTGTCTGCAAAGAAGAGGTCATTTCAAGCGATTTGAGCAGTGTGGATCAGGTCAAAACTCCTCCAGAAGTCCAGGTGAACGATGACAATAACGATGTTGATAATGCTGTTGATGAAGAAGAAGCAGAGGAAGAggatgatgaagaggaagagggAGAGGAGGAAGAGGAAATTGAGGTTGAGATTGAGGAGAAGAGCTTGGATGATGTAAAAGAAATTAGTATTGCAGAACAGAAACCCAAGAAGGTTGTGCATGAGGAGAAGAGGGTTCATCCACTTCCTCAAAAACCACTACCAGTCTCTTCAGTTGTGAACAAAAATCTTCCTCCTACTGTACCTGAGCAGAAACCATTCTCTTCAAATGCAAGCAAACATCAGCCTCCTATTGTACCTGAGCAGAAACTCAAAAGGGTTGTGAGTGAGGAGAAAAAGGTTCATCAAACCCTTGCAAAGCCGCTACCCATCTCTCCAAATATCAAGAAACAGCCTCCAATTTATCCCAGACAcaacaaaatttattcaaatcaCACAAAACCTACTCCAAGTAAGTGTTTGCTTTTGTTACATTTGGCTGATCAGCattcactttttttcttcttttggcttGTTTCACCCATTTTCACTGTACTACTCTGACTCGTCTTCCATTTGCCTTTTGCTCCAATTTCAGACGAGTTCAGGAGAGTCCCACAAACCCACAACAAATTGCAAAATTTAAGTGAGTTTTCAGTTCTAGGTCAAATTCAATCACTCTGGTTTGCAATTTATTTGTAGTAAAATATCTCAATTCCAACAATAATTTTTCAGTCGATTTGGTAATGTGGAGTGATGTATCGAAATCTGCATTTGTCTTCGGAATTGGAACATTTACCATAATCTCATCATCCTACACCACAGATCTCAACATCAGGTCAGAAAGTCCACaacctaatttttaattattttggtttttcgATTTACTATTCCCCTCTTCCAAAATTGAGCTCGAAACtaatcttctttttcattttaattgtttcttctaCAGCTTGATTTCTGTAGTTTCCTATCTGGGTCTTGTCTATCTTGCCGCAATCTTCCTCTACAGAACATTTATTTTCAGGTACCCTCTCAAAACCATTGGTCAAATTGGAAGAAATCATACTACTtaagcaattttttttcctgattttcCCCCTGTTATtttggaaatgaaaaataaaaaacaggggAGCCTCAGATCTAGATGACTCAAACCAGGACTATGTGTTGGGGGAAGAAGAAGCAATTTGGTTGATAAAAATGGTTCTTCCTTACTTGAATGAGTTCCTCCTGAAACTCAGATGCCTCTTCTCTGGAGATCCTTCTACTACAATGAAGgtaatttaatttcctttttttttttcttttttttctttttttttttggctccaCTCACTTCCTGTTCCCACCATCAATAAATTTCTAACAGTGGATAATCTGTGCCTATGTTAGTTGGCAGTGCTGCTCTTTATTTTGGCTCGGAGTGGGAGCTCCATAACTATTTGGAAGATGGCCAAATTGggtatgttttatttattgtgttaaatttagaaaaatttaacCCACCTTTTGTCATGTTTGAGtaattctctttgcttttcatGGGTTTGTGAAAGAGGTACCCCTTTGTCAAAAACTGGGTCAAGGTTATTGGGCGAAaggtttaaataattttaccaAATCGAacccaaatcattcttttttttcccaGTAATCAAAGAGGGGTACCAGTGTCTTGTTATTCCTCTTTTTCTCACCATCCCTTTGCTGTGATCACTCTTTTCAGgcttttttggagtttttacAGTACCAAAAGTTTGCTCTTGCTATTCCAACCAGTTAACTGGATACGGTAAAAAATATCTCCCCCAATTTAATGCCTTTGCTTCTTCAATAAACTTTCTTCTGTTATGATATTGTGCTGTTCAAGTGGGCACATCACAGTAACTTCAATTTCATGAGCTGCATTTCACTTTTAAGTGAAAAAACACAGGGGTCCCTCTGTTTACCTAATTTTAGGACAAGTAGTAAAATTGCAGTATATTTTTCTGATGAACCTGCAACGGCTCCTTTGTTTGTTGGGTGCTTTTTATTGGGTAGATTTGATGGGTCccaacaaataaatatatctcTTCCCGTCCAAATAGGTCCCCATCCAGCTACCATGACTCATAATATGATTCTAATATGGTCATTTAACGGCATTGTCATACCTCTTATGCATTGGGGCTATGTTGCATCACAAGTAGGAATGTTATTGTGTTTCTGTGGTAGGACCCTTTAAGAGGAGGGTCTTCTTCTGGTCACTGCCGGTTGGCTTGAACGCTCCTTGTTAGacctattattattatgacaAATGATCACATGTCTACGCAATTGCGTCACCTTCAAACTTTGGATTAAAGGGGTGTCTAATCATGTCATAAAGGGAGAATCCTTGTGTCGTGATCACTCGCCGTTGATGCCATTATTACATCTTTTGAACTCTTCTTCACCTTTTTATAAATTGGGATATGCAAATGATGCTACCCTTGTGATTTTCTGTCACTTTGATACATGTTACTGCACCAAAAGGTAATTGGGTTTGTGAGTTCATTCCATGTTGGTCGACTGAATGCTTGTGGAAAGCAATGGTGATTAGTTTTCCTTTTCATGTCATGTAGCCAGTTTGGACCATGTAAGGATTTCACAATCACCTCACACCTTCTTTGAATGATGTAACAATTATAGAAACTCAAGTTCATggaaatgttttataaatatgaataaTCAAAATTACTGACAGTTGGAATGGTCTTTTACATGAAGGCAACTTCTGGGTTCGTCGCTTCCGGGATGCTTGGGAATCATGCTCTCACAAGAAGGCTGTTGCAGCTGCCATTTTTACCCTCGTATGGAATTTGTCCTCAATAGTTGCTCGCATTTGGGCTGGTAAGCAATTAAACATAATACATAAATACcactaatttataaataaatttgtgagtttcaaagaaaaaaaacattcttCTGAAGAAAAGGATTCATATTACAGACGCTTTCACACAGCACAAATGTAAGAAACTAGGAACTTTCTTGAATATGTCATGTTCCAAAAAGCAGAGGCAAAATATCATTTGGCGATTGAATTCTTGGGTCCTATTAATACTAGTACACTGATATAGTGCCTTGGTTGCAGTGTTCATGCTGTTTGTGGCCGTCCGATACTATCAGCAGACAATGGTGGTGGAGGAATGGGTGGAGGATGATACAGGAGGAGCTGATGATTCCTGGCAGGGAAATGTTGGAGAACAAAGACAAGGGCGTGGGCGTGGGTGTGGACCCACTATAGTGGAAATACCAAAAGTAAAGAAAGGATCCTAAGCCAAGAATAATACACATCCCATTTTGGCCCACATGGTTTTCAACAGGCTCCACTAATACATGTGATTTTGATATGGATTATGATGTTGATGTTGATGTGGGGGtggtttcattttcattttattttatttttttataggtattttatctttatttttatttttatatttttcatttgtatATATATGCGTTTGGTGAAACTTACCTTTCTCTGTTCAACTAACAAATCCCTTTTTGGGCAAACGggtaataatttttcatatccGTTATCTTTCTTCCGCAATGAAATTGTTATTTGGTTCTTCGATATTTAAGCTTGGCATGCTTTATTATCAGTTACTGTTCATTGGGTGTTTGGTGTAACGGTTGTTTGATGGAATGTGGAAAGAAAACAGAGCACGCCAACAAGCAAGCTGACTCATTAAATCATATCTGATAATCATTTTGACTGTAAAACGGTCCAAAAGAAgcttataaatataaaatattagattagGCAAAGGATCCGAGGCACCTTTTTGACTCCCGATGTTTCGGGGTTCTTCCGAATGTTATATCTGATAtgttatgttatatttatatttaatttatatatttgatatttatttaaagtatGTATGTCctaaaatattatatcttattggataaaatatacatattttaagtAGAGCTGCAATTTGATCGGGTTAATGACTAACTTGAGTTCAActtgaattaagaaataatcaatCTAAGTTCATCCCAACTCAAACTCCAACCCGATGTATTCAACTGAAATCCAACtcaatctcatttttctaaactcgaGTTGAGTTTAGGTTGTTCAAGATAGATTGAATTAGATTCAAATTGGTTGAGTTGTATAATTCAAAATCTAtctatgatattattttaatgcatttatatgaaaatttaaatgataaatataacaaaatttcaaaatagtagcaaaaaataaattaaatttatatattttctaaaaataatgaaaaacatatgatataatataatttgatatttttttcttaaaaatagaaaaagaaaatgaatattattatatgggATAAGATGcatcataaatattataaaaacattaaatcggGTTGGAGTTAAGCTTGGATTGTTCGAACTTTAGCTAATTAAATTCGAGTTGAAAAAACTTAATCCAAACTCaacccaaatattaaaaatgattgttcaAACTCACTGAAACATCAAATTGGGTCAACTACTCAAGTTGCACCCCTAAttatttagaatattatttttaatggatATAATGTTCTTAAATATTATATCCAATATAACATgcaaggatttaaaaaaaaaaaaaaaacaaaagaatgaaaaatatattacattttaatgtttgatatttgtttaaaataaaatatatattaaattttaatattttctattaaaaaaataagaaattgctcttatatttagtattatttgaaaattgttctctaatttaaaatttagtaagcactttatttatttattttttaataatattcataattaaaatatttaaaatttataaataaaaatattatgttttgttATTTGTTATAAATATGTACAAGAATATTTTCTCATAATAAACCTTTCAAATATCCATACAACTTTcacaaattatcaaaaaaaattattcactaTAATCATTATGTTGTAATTTAATAAGAGtgagtttgatgatgattttaagaaatatttctaatattttttatactttaaagataaaaaaatttaagtattaaaatgagtaaaaacatttcataaaattattgtcaaacgcactctaaataAGGTTAGAgttattgaaaattgaatacttTAGAGTTCACTTTCTCAAAATTTCTTCTCTCGATTTTCCCTGTTTTTACATGTTATCAACATAATACTTTGgctagaaaaatgaaaaagaaattcaaccCTAAGAATTCTCACCTGAAA
Above is a window of Vitis vinifera cultivar Pinot Noir 40024 chromosome 11, ASM3070453v1 DNA encoding:
- the LOC132254634 gene encoding uncharacterized protein LOC116803646, which encodes MDVVKRRAGTGSVVAGSVWESRMKIDEVKGGIKVFNGEESNEEGGGAGGVHVYRRVRRTDVGKRKTWNSESLDKTPIQIAKERSDEPCKELSVSPDGIKKSPIQTRKTRSELTKELTVSVDGLERSPIPMRKGRSEPHKGSAESGNETEKSPAQLRKVKSLANKANNESGTEKSPGQLRKTKSASNKDADKSSTGSDGSSSGTEKSPVELGKAKIESNKAPDESNEIVGGGVDTIEKDSEEVVDEIEKGSVEIVNAGSDETSKEFGVCKEEVISSDLSSVDQVKTPPEVQVNDDNNDVDNAVDEEEAEEEDDEEEEGEEEEEIEVEIEEKSLDDVKEISIAEQKPKKVVHEEKRVHPLPQKPLPVSSVVNKNLPPTVPEQKPFSSNASKHQPPIVPEQKLKRVVSEEKKVHQTLAKPLPISPNIKKQPPIYPRHNKIYSNHTKPTPNEFRRVPQTHNKLQNLIDLVMWSDVSKSAFVFGIGTFTIISSSYTTDLNISLISVVSYLGLVYLAAIFLYRTFIFRGASDLDDSNQDYVLGEEEAIWLIKMVLPYLNEFLLKLRCLFSGDPSTTMKLAVLLFILARSGSSITIWKMAKLGFFGVFTVPKVCSCYSNQLTGYGNFWVRRFRDAWESCSHKKAVAAAIFTLVWNLSSIVARIWAVFMLFVAVRYYQQTMVVEEWVEDDTGGADDSWQGNVGEQRQGRGRGCGPTIVEIPKVKKGS